Genomic segment of Myxococcus stipitatus:
CTCGACCTCGATGCCGTTCACCGGGTGGCAGCGACGCTGGTGCGCAGCACCGAGCGCGACGTGATGGATCATCGCAAGCGCGCGTGGGCCGACGACGCGCACGAGCTCAACGGCGAGCCGAACGAGCCGCTGCGCGATCTCGAGGGTGACATCTTCAGCGCGAGCTGGTTCGACAAGGCGTCGCTCCAGCGGTGGGCGGCGTCGGGCAACGTCGTCCCCGGCCTCTCGTTCGACGAGGACCTCGCGGTCCTTCGCGCCTGGCTTCAGCCGATCGTCCGCGAGGACGCCGAGCTGCTGCTCGCGGTGCTCGTGCTGGACGAGACGCAGCGCGAGGCCGGCGAGCGCCTCGGGCTCTCGCACGACGCGGCCCGCAAGCGCTTCCAGCGCGCGCTGGGTCGCCTCCGCGAGCACCTCGCGAAA
This window contains:
- a CDS encoding sigma-70 family RNA polymerase sigma factor, which produces MRASWEALHAGLERSLRTLQADHAFQKAKQQHPALAGFDEPKKLVAHLTSKLGDLDEKDRILGTLVTLVQRREHHELASALLWLGLWPGLDAIYRRRLRHFSGELDELVADLAGAFTELVERLDLDAVHRVAATLVRSTERDVMDHRKRAWADDAHELNGEPNEPLRDLEGDIFSASWFDKASLQRWAASGNVVPGLSFDEDLAVLRAWLQPIVREDAELLLAVLVLDETQREAGERLGLSHDAARKRFQRALGRLREHLAKSMSHSGLEVRVCPPRNR